The proteins below are encoded in one region of Aquisphaera giovannonii:
- a CDS encoding Uma2 family endonuclease has protein sequence MSVASQTKIKTKRYTPEDLLGMPGGERYELVDGGLVEQVIGTESSWIELYLAALLLFYCKEKDLGWVLPGTTGLQCFPDAPDRVRRPDVSFVRKGRYPGERLPKGFTPISPDLAVEIVSPRALAGELESKLLDYRQAGIPLIWVIYPDSRSAIVYRADGSTSVLREDDELSGEGVIPGFRCKLREIFQAREDADTAAEPGNGSRKPGGGRAKSGRRKPS, from the coding sequence ATGAGCGTGGCCAGTCAGACGAAGATCAAGACGAAACGGTACACGCCGGAGGACCTGCTCGGCATGCCGGGCGGCGAGCGGTATGAGCTCGTGGACGGTGGATTGGTGGAGCAGGTCATCGGGACGGAGTCGAGCTGGATTGAGTTGTATCTGGCGGCGCTGCTGCTGTTCTACTGCAAGGAGAAGGACCTCGGCTGGGTCCTGCCCGGGACGACGGGCCTCCAGTGCTTCCCCGACGCACCGGACCGCGTGCGGAGACCGGACGTCTCCTTCGTCCGCAAGGGGCGGTATCCGGGCGAGAGGCTCCCCAAGGGCTTCACGCCGATCTCTCCGGACCTGGCCGTGGAGATCGTTTCGCCGCGGGCCCTCGCCGGGGAACTCGAGAGCAAGCTGCTGGATTACCGGCAGGCCGGCATCCCGCTGATCTGGGTCATCTACCCCGATTCACGCTCCGCCATCGTCTACCGAGCCGACGGCTCGACGAGCGTCCTCCGCGAGGATGATGAGCTCTCCGGCGAGGGCGTCATCCCGGGATTCCGCTGCAAGCTCCGCGAGATCTTCCAGGCCCGCGAGGATGCCGACACGGCCGCCGAACCCGGGAACGGCAGCCGAAAGCCCGGCGGTGGGAGGGCGAAGTCCGGCCGCCGGAAGCCGTCGTAA
- a CDS encoding aspartate kinase: MPLLVQKFGGTSVADSNKILAAARRAIQAHQRGDRVLVVVSARGHTTDELIALAKEITDRPPAREMDMLLSTGEQVSVALMAMAIESLGVPAISFTGAQIGLVTDSYYTKARIKNISSDRMAQALADGKVVIVAGFQGVDENYNITTLGRGGSDTTAVALAAVLGAGACEIYTDVDGVYTTDPRIVPEAGKIARISYDEMLELASLGAGVMHSRSIEFAKKYGVPIHVRSSFSDAPGTWIVGEDDARRLGVAVTGAALAKDEARITILGVPDRPGAVHSIFHRIAKANLVVDMIVQNVGTDGETEVSFTVAKGDLAETLVAAEAAARAAGARGVTHDAEVSKVSVIGLGMRTHTGVATAMFRAIADAGINIQMITTSEIKISILVERSSAVAALRAVHRAFQLDQVHAFPQPDFSPERSTTRAMTLVPLVEVDSGGNGGQGGGTVREQGMEDLVVAGVELDETQGRITLFDVPDRPGYSARVFAAIAEAGVFVDMIVQNVSEDGRTNLSFTVPREAVARAEAAVRPIAGGQVSVEPAMAKLSVIGVGMRTHTGVATRMFGALADLAININLINTSEIRVNVGTDIDTGKAALECLRQAFDLKG; encoded by the coding sequence TTGCCCTTACTCGTGCAGAAATTCGGCGGGACGAGCGTCGCGGATTCCAACAAGATCCTCGCCGCGGCGAGGCGGGCCATCCAGGCCCACCAGCGCGGGGACCGGGTGCTCGTCGTCGTGTCGGCCCGCGGGCACACGACCGACGAGCTGATCGCGCTGGCCAAGGAGATCACCGACAGGCCCCCGGCCCGCGAGATGGACATGCTCCTCTCCACCGGCGAGCAGGTCAGCGTGGCCCTGATGGCCATGGCCATCGAGAGCCTCGGCGTGCCGGCCATCAGCTTCACCGGCGCGCAGATCGGCCTGGTGACGGACAGCTACTACACCAAGGCCCGGATCAAGAACATCTCCAGCGACCGCATGGCCCAGGCCCTGGCCGACGGCAAGGTCGTCATCGTCGCCGGGTTCCAGGGCGTGGACGAGAACTACAACATCACCACGCTGGGCCGCGGCGGCTCCGACACCACGGCCGTGGCGCTCGCCGCCGTGCTCGGCGCCGGGGCGTGCGAGATCTACACCGACGTGGACGGCGTCTACACGACCGACCCGCGGATCGTCCCCGAGGCCGGCAAGATCGCCCGGATCAGCTACGACGAGATGCTCGAGCTCGCCAGCCTGGGCGCCGGCGTCATGCACTCGCGGTCGATCGAGTTCGCCAAGAAGTACGGCGTGCCGATCCACGTCCGCAGCAGCTTCTCCGACGCCCCGGGGACCTGGATCGTCGGCGAGGACGACGCCCGCCGCCTGGGCGTCGCCGTGACCGGCGCGGCGCTCGCCAAGGACGAGGCGCGGATCACGATCCTGGGCGTCCCCGACCGCCCCGGGGCGGTCCACTCGATCTTCCACAGGATCGCGAAGGCCAACCTGGTCGTGGACATGATCGTCCAGAACGTCGGCACCGACGGCGAGACCGAGGTGAGCTTCACGGTCGCCAAGGGGGACCTCGCCGAGACGCTGGTCGCCGCGGAGGCCGCCGCCAGGGCCGCCGGCGCGCGGGGCGTGACGCACGACGCGGAGGTCTCCAAGGTGTCGGTGATCGGCCTGGGGATGCGGACGCACACGGGCGTCGCCACGGCCATGTTCCGGGCGATCGCCGACGCCGGCATCAACATCCAGATGATCACCACCAGCGAGATCAAGATCAGCATCCTGGTGGAGCGTTCCTCCGCCGTCGCCGCGCTGCGGGCCGTGCATCGGGCGTTCCAGCTCGACCAGGTCCACGCCTTCCCCCAGCCCGACTTCTCCCCCGAGCGGTCCACCACGCGGGCGATGACCCTGGTGCCCCTGGTGGAGGTGGACTCCGGCGGCAACGGCGGCCAGGGCGGCGGCACCGTCCGTGAGCAGGGGATGGAGGACCTCGTCGTCGCCGGAGTGGAGCTGGACGAGACGCAGGGCCGGATCACCCTCTTCGACGTCCCGGACCGGCCCGGCTACTCGGCCAGGGTCTTCGCGGCCATCGCCGAGGCCGGCGTGTTCGTGGACATGATCGTCCAGAATGTCAGCGAGGACGGGCGGACGAACCTGTCCTTCACCGTCCCGCGCGAGGCGGTCGCCCGCGCCGAGGCCGCCGTCCGGCCCATCGCCGGCGGCCAGGTCTCCGTCGAGCCGGCCATGGCCAAACTCTCCGTGATCGGCGTCGGCATGCGGACGCACACGGGCGTCGCCACGCGGATGTTCGGCGCCCTGGCGGACCTGGCCATCAACATCAACCTCATCAACACCAGCGAGATCCGCGTCAACGTCGGCACCGACATCGACACGGGCAAGGCGGCGCTGGAATGCCTGCGGCAGGCGTTCGACCTGAAGGGCTGA
- a CDS encoding GxxExxY protein, giving the protein MMGDGEGLRGLATGSEWNNVTEVVIGAAFKVLNAMGTGFLEKVYENALAVEPTSRGVSFEQQKAVPVRYRGVVVGEYFADLIVAGTVIVELKCTKEHHEVFVAQCLNHLKATGLPLCLLLNFGKPQLEIHRLRSPHFKDQTIT; this is encoded by the coding sequence ATGATGGGTGACGGCGAGGGCCTCCGGGGGCTCGCGACTGGTTCGGAGTGGAACAATGTGACGGAGGTCGTGATCGGTGCTGCGTTCAAGGTGCTGAACGCGATGGGGACCGGGTTCCTGGAGAAGGTCTACGAGAATGCCTTGGCCGTCGAACCGACGAGCCGGGGCGTCTCCTTCGAGCAACAGAAGGCGGTCCCGGTCCGTTACAGGGGCGTCGTCGTGGGCGAGTACTTCGCCGACCTGATCGTCGCCGGCACGGTCATCGTCGAGCTGAAATGCACGAAGGAGCATCACGAGGTCTTCGTCGCCCAGTGCCTCAACCATCTGAAGGCCACCGGACTTCCCCTTTGCCTCCTCCTGAACTTCGGCAAGCCCCAACTCGAGATCCATCGCCTCCGCAGCCCTCACTTCAAGGATCAAACGATCACCTGA
- a CDS encoding argininosuccinate synthase, giving the protein MARDKIVLAYSGGLDTSVAVKWINETYNMDVIAYTCDLGQGQDIQAIRDKALRTGAIDAVAEDARNLFIDYFCWPSLMAGALYEGKYPLATALGRPLIAQLMVRVAREHGAVAVAHGCTGKGNDQVRFDVTFQTLAPDLKIVAPVREWKWTRTQELEYAASHGIEVEATKKSIYSTDQNLWGRSIEAGILEDPWVEPPADAFQWTTDPREAPDEPEEVEITFDRGRPSAINGREMDGIELIDAANKVAGRHGVGRIDHIENRLVGIKSREIYEAPAAVLLHQAHRELEFLTLSKESIRFKENVSQTYADLIYNGLWFSQLHQDLMAFTVSNQQYVSGTVRLKLYKGSAMVVGRKSENSLYRHELATYEEGDQYDSTAAMGFIKIHGLGQTTQAKHQLLKPGSGTRLELPSIIPPDGSKKP; this is encoded by the coding sequence GTGGCAAGAGACAAGATCGTCCTGGCGTACAGCGGCGGCCTCGACACGTCCGTGGCCGTGAAGTGGATCAACGAGACGTACAACATGGACGTGATCGCCTACACCTGCGACCTGGGCCAGGGCCAGGACATCCAGGCGATCCGCGACAAGGCCCTGCGAACCGGCGCGATCGACGCCGTCGCCGAGGACGCCCGGAACCTGTTCATCGACTACTTCTGCTGGCCCTCCCTGATGGCCGGCGCCCTCTACGAGGGCAAGTACCCGCTGGCCACGGCCCTCGGCCGGCCCCTGATCGCCCAGCTCATGGTCCGGGTCGCGCGGGAGCACGGCGCCGTCGCCGTCGCCCACGGCTGCACCGGCAAGGGGAACGACCAGGTCCGCTTCGACGTGACCTTCCAGACCCTCGCCCCGGACCTGAAGATCGTCGCCCCGGTCCGCGAGTGGAAGTGGACCCGGACGCAGGAGCTCGAGTACGCCGCCAGTCACGGCATCGAGGTCGAGGCGACCAAGAAGTCGATCTACAGCACCGACCAGAACCTCTGGGGCCGGTCCATCGAGGCGGGCATCCTCGAGGATCCGTGGGTGGAGCCGCCTGCCGACGCCTTCCAGTGGACGACCGACCCGAGGGAGGCCCCCGACGAGCCGGAGGAGGTCGAGATCACCTTCGACCGCGGCCGGCCCTCCGCGATCAACGGCCGGGAGATGGACGGCATCGAGCTCATCGACGCGGCCAACAAGGTCGCCGGCAGGCACGGCGTGGGGCGGATCGACCACATCGAGAACCGCCTGGTCGGCATCAAGTCGCGGGAGATCTACGAGGCCCCGGCCGCCGTCCTGCTCCACCAGGCCCACCGCGAGCTCGAGTTCCTGACGCTCTCCAAGGAGTCGATCCGCTTCAAGGAGAACGTCAGCCAGACGTATGCCGACCTGATCTACAACGGGCTCTGGTTCAGCCAGCTCCACCAGGACCTGATGGCCTTCACCGTCTCCAACCAGCAGTACGTCTCCGGCACGGTGCGGCTGAAGCTCTACAAGGGGTCGGCGATGGTCGTCGGCCGCAAGAGCGAGAACAGCCTGTACCGCCACGAGCTGGCGACCTACGAGGAGGGGGATCAGTACGACAGCACCGCGGCCATGGGCTTCATCAAGATCCACGGCCTCGGCCAGACCACCCAGGCGAAGCACCAGCTCCTGAAGCCCGGGTCCGGCACCCGCCTGGAACTGCCCAGCATCATCCCGCCGGATGGTTCGAAGAAGCCCTGA
- a CDS encoding TIGR03067 domain-containing protein: MIDTELPPARGPATADRALDLIGTGFTVMASLCLLGGAIGLLATCRDLMRTGGGPDEAARTALALAIPAILGVVPAWLLVRVGQGLRARRPGARRAAVVCLAAACLPFQTLAAESLLAREAGWLAAVGLEVPFLLALSYLMTPGAVSRFFPKGSPPADGPGARRSPWPFVAIMAAVTVVPFLGAQGLRRAARADLEAARDRIARGEWEDAKRLLDRALLLDGYLVDAALPRARAIDGLIASGARGPSAGTRAEALRDLDWYLRHHPRSGEAHYQRGLALAGDAKVEPARAAFATAIPLMDDPTPALVERAGLSFHVGKYAEAAGEVSEAIARHPLLPDLYESRQLYRRMAGDLPGASRDAVRAGAIRERPGLSAEAMEAIVEARGRPIAADQAAPRVAAERARLLGRWDVVERETDGESVDTTDRDFSLVFRPDGYRMVLDGKLQQDAPYRLDPDANPARIDWTAEAGGETVRLLGLYRLEGDRLTIRMGRAGSVRPEAFAGGDAFEPPVTYSLRRSAVRASSNHPAG, from the coding sequence ATGATCGACACGGAACTCCCCCCAGCCCGTGGCCCCGCGACTGCGGATCGGGCCCTGGACCTGATCGGGACCGGCTTCACGGTGATGGCGTCGCTCTGCCTCCTGGGCGGGGCGATCGGCCTGCTGGCCACGTGCCGGGACCTGATGCGGACCGGCGGCGGCCCGGATGAGGCGGCGCGGACGGCCCTGGCGCTGGCGATCCCCGCGATCCTCGGCGTGGTCCCGGCGTGGCTCCTGGTCCGCGTCGGCCAAGGCCTTCGGGCTCGACGGCCGGGCGCCCGGCGTGCGGCCGTCGTGTGCCTCGCGGCCGCTTGCCTGCCATTCCAGACGCTCGCGGCGGAGTCGCTCCTGGCCCGCGAGGCCGGGTGGCTGGCGGCCGTGGGCCTCGAGGTGCCGTTCCTGCTCGCGCTTTCCTACCTGATGACGCCGGGGGCGGTGTCGCGGTTCTTTCCCAAGGGCTCGCCGCCGGCGGATGGCCCGGGGGCGAGGCGGAGCCCCTGGCCCTTCGTCGCGATCATGGCCGCCGTCACGGTCGTCCCGTTCCTGGGGGCGCAGGGGCTCCGCCGGGCCGCCCGCGCGGACCTGGAGGCGGCCCGCGACCGGATCGCCCGGGGCGAATGGGAGGACGCCAAGCGCCTCCTCGACCGGGCCCTGCTCCTGGACGGCTACCTCGTCGACGCCGCCCTGCCCCGCGCCCGGGCGATCGACGGCCTCATCGCGTCGGGTGCGCGAGGCCCGAGTGCCGGCACACGGGCCGAGGCCCTGAGGGACCTCGACTGGTACCTGCGGCACCATCCGCGATCGGGCGAGGCCCATTACCAGCGTGGGCTGGCCCTGGCGGGGGACGCGAAGGTCGAGCCGGCGCGTGCGGCATTCGCGACGGCGATCCCCCTGATGGACGACCCCACGCCGGCCCTCGTGGAGCGGGCCGGCCTGTCGTTCCACGTCGGGAAGTACGCCGAGGCGGCCGGGGAGGTCTCCGAGGCGATCGCCCGTCATCCCCTGCTCCCCGACCTCTATGAGTCCCGCCAGCTCTACCGCCGGATGGCGGGCGACCTCCCCGGCGCCAGCCGGGACGCCGTGCGGGCGGGGGCCATCCGCGAACGGCCGGGGCTCTCTGCGGAGGCGATGGAGGCGATCGTCGAAGCACGCGGAAGGCCGATCGCGGCGGACCAGGCCGCCCCCCGCGTCGCGGCCGAGCGGGCCCGCCTCCTCGGACGATGGGACGTGGTCGAGAGGGAGACGGACGGCGAATCGGTCGACACGACCGATCGCGACTTCTCCCTCGTCTTCCGGCCCGACGGGTACCGCATGGTGCTCGACGGCAAGCTCCAGCAGGACGCCCCCTACCGGCTCGATCCGGACGCCAACCCGGCGCGGATCGACTGGACCGCGGAGGCCGGCGGCGAGACCGTCCGGCTCCTGGGCCTGTACCGGCTCGAGGGCGACCGCCTGACCATCCGCATGGGCCGGGCGGGGTCGGTGCGGCCCGAGGCGTTCGCGGGCGGCGACGCGTTCGAGCCGCCCGTGACGTACTCCCTCCGGCGGTCGGCCGTCAGGGCTTCTTCGAACCATCCGGCGGGATGA
- a CDS encoding DNA-directed RNA polymerase subunit alpha C-terminal domain-containing protein, whose protein sequence is MAEMMTTDVRAIMDRTPFDVSAVADLRELLNRDPSRYRTLREAVANIRERDKKDFKPETHLRIGVGEVLLGRYAAGYEQLKKAGEVGMAYFFQGLALENLQRPEDAANAFAHAGKLGYDAKASELHRAGALRLTGHLDEAKKALQALQKQGASSAEFHFQNGALLAAEGELALAAAEFEKALAGDRDHNGALFQLAFINDLFGNDDAAVDLYKRCTERPPVPLAAWINLGVLYEDEMRFREAEQCYRQVLAHDPNHPRARLFVKDCQASKGMYYDEEAEKGYVVLKQLLEIPVTDFELSVRSRNCLRKMNIRTLGDLTRTTEAALLASKNFGETSLAEIKEMMTSKGVRLGMALDGGERGPVTHDHRAEPPQEVPPEMQALLNRPISELSLSVRARKCMSKLNLQSVGDLVKRSGDDLLECKNFGVTSLNEIREKLGALGLKLKND, encoded by the coding sequence ATGGCCGAGATGATGACCACCGACGTCCGGGCGATCATGGACCGGACGCCGTTCGACGTGTCCGCCGTCGCGGACCTACGCGAACTCTTGAATCGCGACCCCTCCCGCTACCGGACCCTCCGCGAGGCCGTGGCCAACATCCGCGAGCGGGACAAGAAGGATTTCAAGCCGGAGACGCACCTGCGGATCGGCGTGGGCGAGGTCCTGCTGGGCCGCTACGCCGCCGGCTATGAGCAGCTCAAGAAGGCCGGCGAGGTCGGCATGGCATACTTCTTCCAGGGGCTCGCCCTGGAGAACCTCCAGCGCCCCGAGGACGCCGCCAACGCGTTCGCCCACGCGGGCAAGCTCGGCTACGACGCCAAGGCGTCGGAGCTGCACCGCGCGGGGGCGCTGCGCCTCACCGGGCACCTGGACGAGGCGAAGAAGGCCCTCCAGGCCCTTCAGAAGCAGGGGGCCAGCTCGGCCGAGTTCCACTTCCAGAACGGCGCCCTCCTCGCCGCCGAGGGCGAGCTCGCCCTGGCGGCCGCCGAGTTCGAGAAGGCGCTGGCCGGCGACCGCGACCACAACGGGGCGCTCTTCCAGCTCGCCTTCATCAACGACCTCTTCGGCAACGACGACGCCGCGGTGGACCTCTACAAGCGATGCACCGAGCGCCCGCCGGTCCCGCTGGCCGCCTGGATCAACCTGGGCGTGCTCTACGAGGACGAGATGCGGTTCCGCGAGGCCGAGCAGTGCTACCGCCAGGTCCTCGCCCACGACCCCAACCACCCGCGGGCCCGGCTCTTCGTCAAGGACTGCCAGGCCAGCAAGGGGATGTACTACGACGAGGAGGCGGAGAAGGGCTACGTCGTCCTCAAGCAGCTCCTGGAGATCCCGGTCACCGACTTCGAGCTCTCCGTCCGGAGCCGCAACTGCCTGCGGAAGATGAACATCCGCACGCTCGGCGACCTCACGCGGACCACCGAGGCCGCGCTGCTGGCCTCCAAGAACTTCGGCGAGACCTCGCTCGCCGAGATCAAGGAGATGATGACCTCCAAGGGCGTCCGCCTGGGCATGGCCCTCGACGGCGGCGAGCGCGGCCCGGTGACCCACGACCATCGCGCCGAGCCGCCCCAGGAAGTCCCCCCCGAGATGCAGGCGCTGCTGAACCGGCCGATCAGCGAGCTGAGCCTGTCGGTCCGCGCCCGCAAGTGCATGAGCAAGCTCAACCTCCAGAGCGTCGGCGACCTGGTCAAGCGGTCCGGCGACGACCTGCTGGAGTGCAAGAACTTCGGCGTCACCTCGCTGAACGAGATCCGCGAGAAGCTCGGCGCCCTGGGCCTGAAGCTGAAGAACGACTGA
- the tgt gene encoding tRNA guanosine(34) transglycosylase Tgt, producing the protein MVSTRPVRFTTLSRDPATSARVGRLETPHGALETPAFMPVGTQATVKGLTPDLVRESGTRMLLANTYHLALRPGEETVRALGGLHAFMGWDGPILTDSGGFQVFSMADRSKITDRGVSFRSHLDGRLLELTPERAVAIQEALGPDVAMCLDHCPALPASREDIAAAVDRTIAWAGRCKRAHSRPDQSLFGIVQGGSVADLRGRCAEALVAMDFDGYAVGGVSVGESREEVRKALEVTTHLLPADRPRYLMGVGRPQDILAAVATGIDLFDCVLPTRNGRNATCFTARGPVKLRNAAHARDPGPIEEGCPCLACRRFSRAYLRHLFNAREMLGPILATIHNLTYLHRLTAAIREAIRAGRLVQLHREVLEALGP; encoded by the coding sequence TTGGTCTCGACGCGCCCCGTCCGCTTCACGACCCTGTCCCGGGATCCGGCCACGTCGGCCCGGGTGGGCCGGCTGGAGACGCCCCACGGCGCGCTCGAGACCCCGGCGTTCATGCCCGTCGGCACCCAGGCGACGGTCAAGGGGCTCACGCCGGACCTCGTCCGCGAGTCCGGCACGCGGATGCTCCTGGCGAACACCTATCACCTGGCCCTCCGGCCGGGCGAGGAGACCGTGCGGGCCCTCGGCGGCCTGCACGCGTTCATGGGCTGGGACGGGCCGATCCTCACCGACTCCGGCGGCTTCCAGGTCTTCAGCATGGCCGACCGGAGCAAGATCACCGACCGCGGTGTCTCGTTCCGGTCCCACCTGGACGGCCGCCTGCTGGAGCTGACCCCCGAGCGGGCGGTGGCCATCCAGGAGGCGCTCGGCCCGGACGTGGCCATGTGCCTGGACCACTGCCCGGCCCTGCCCGCGTCCCGGGAGGATATCGCCGCGGCGGTGGACCGGACGATCGCCTGGGCGGGCCGCTGCAAGCGGGCCCACTCCCGGCCGGACCAGTCGCTCTTCGGCATCGTCCAGGGCGGCTCGGTGGCGGACCTCCGCGGGCGATGCGCCGAGGCCCTGGTCGCGATGGACTTCGACGGCTACGCGGTCGGCGGCGTGAGCGTGGGGGAGAGCCGCGAGGAGGTCCGCAAGGCGCTCGAGGTCACCACCCACCTGCTCCCGGCCGACCGCCCGCGCTACCTGATGGGCGTGGGCCGGCCGCAGGACATCCTGGCGGCGGTGGCCACCGGGATCGACCTCTTCGACTGCGTCCTGCCCACCCGCAACGGCCGCAACGCCACGTGCTTCACCGCGAGGGGGCCCGTCAAGCTCCGAAACGCCGCGCACGCCCGCGACCCGGGGCCGATCGAGGAAGGCTGCCCCTGCCTGGCCTGCCGCCGGTTCAGCCGCGCCTACCTGAGGCATTTGTTCAACGCGCGGGAGATGCTCGGGCCGATCCTGGCGACGATCCACAACCTGACCTACCTGCACCGCCTGACGGCCGCGATCCGGGAGGCGATCCGGGCCGGTCGGCTTGTCCAGTTGCATCGGGAGGTCCTTGAAGCGCTCGGCCCCTAG
- the yajC gene encoding preprotein translocase subunit YajC, with the protein MPGLLAEIGVLFAQDAGGGSSLLIYMLPIPFLFFFLIWLPQQQQEKKRKGLLDALKKNDRVVTIGGLYGTVISIDPAGDKLVLRIDDDKGVKVTMSRSSVARVVEGAAQKGADAS; encoded by the coding sequence ATGCCAGGATTGCTCGCCGAGATCGGAGTGCTCTTCGCCCAGGATGCGGGGGGCGGCTCGAGCCTCCTCATCTACATGCTCCCCATCCCGTTCCTCTTCTTCTTCCTGATCTGGCTGCCCCAGCAGCAGCAGGAGAAGAAGCGCAAGGGCCTGCTGGATGCGCTCAAGAAGAACGACCGGGTGGTGACCATAGGGGGCCTCTACGGCACGGTCATCTCGATCGATCCCGCGGGCGACAAGCTGGTGCTCCGGATCGACGACGACAAGGGGGTCAAGGTGACGATGTCCCGCTCGAGCGTCGCCCGCGTGGTCGAGGGGGCGGCGCAGAAGGGGGCGGACGCCTCCTGA